Proteins from a single region of Gossypium arboreum isolate Shixiya-1 chromosome 1, ASM2569848v2, whole genome shotgun sequence:
- the LOC108465067 gene encoding uncharacterized protein LOC108465067 yields MDSGNSSSMQSSSGGDEEYDSRPESVAAFLNASSHFNPLSNQQPSLVHHLNQPLTFFDPIPSLNYFNQFSQSQPRNSLLNFDGVRPRMSMRSEPNRIEFNNLPGSSLSSQSIIGSQGFNQGSFPSTTSMQSTAVHENGVRSSTQSDQKTSVVKNPKKRTRASRRAPTTVLTTDTTNFRAMVQEFTGIPAPPFSGSSYSRRLDLFGSGSRSSHLEPLASLYPLRPSAKRVQTTPFVSSSSSLLDAANITSTTSDSSVNPTAFNPSSSNYQLPGDIGLLKEPHNISNLQNQTPILSFQSFLDPPPLHPSLNLPGFGLKSQGSSAMPSIDELGLSHGHGSAGVGGLQSHGVGLNDGNQEHLRPLDGSYGNTGHNSQRVNSCKMNYSASSSAFHHDKGLDTVSSRTEGTLDSWICPAE; encoded by the coding sequence ATGGATTCTGGTAACAGTAGTAGTATGCAATCTTCAAGTGGTGGTGATGAAGAGTATGACTCAAGGCCTGAGTCAGTCGCAGCTTTTTTGAACGCTTCAAGCCATTTTAATCCCTTGTCAAATCAACAACCGTCACTTGTCCACCACTTAAACCAGCCACTCACTTTCTTTGATCCTATTCCTTCGCTAAATTATTTCAACCAATTCTCTCAATCTCAACCAAGAAATTCACTGCTAAATTTTGATGGTGTTAGGCCTCGAATGAGTATGAGATCCGAACCCAACCGTATTGAATTTAATAACCTACCAGGCTCATCGTTATCAAGCCAGTCTATCATAGGTTCACAAGGATTTAATCAAGGTTCATTTCCAAGCACAACATCGATGCAATCAACAGCAGTTCATGAGAATGGTGTTAGATCTTCAACACAGTCGGATCAGAAAACAAGTGTTGTAAAGAACCCCAAGAAACGAACAAGAGCGTCAAGGAGAGCACCAACTACAGTTCTCACCACCGACACAACCAACTTTAGAGCAATGGTGCAAGAATTCACTGGAATACCTGCACCACCATTTTCAGGTTCATCATATTCTCGAAGGCTGGACCTTTTTGGATCTGGCTCACGGTCCAGTCATTTGGAACCTTTAGCTTCTCTCTACCCTTTACGTCCCTCGGCTAAAAGGGTTCAGACGACTCCATTTGTATCCTCATCTTCTTCTTTACTTGATGCTGCTAATATTACCAGTACTACAAGCGATTCCTCCGTTAATCCTACTGCTTTCAATCCTAGTTCTAGTAACTATCAACTCCCTGGTGATATAGGCTTACTAAAGGAGCCTCATAATATATCAAACTTGCAGAACCAGACCCCCATACTATCGTTCCAGTCCTTTCTAGACCCTCCTCCGTTACACCCATCTCTTAATTTGCCTGGTTTCGGTCTGAAGTCCCAGGGAAGCTCAGCCATGCCTTCCATTGATGAACTGGGGTTGAGCCATGGTCATGGTAGTGCAGGCGTCGGTGGCTTACAAAGTCATGGGGTTGGCTTGAACGATGGGAACCAAGAGCATTTGAGGCCTTTAGATGGGAGTTATGGTAATACTGGTCATAATTCACAAAGAGTTAACAGCTGCAAAATGAACTACTCAGCGTCCTCATCAGCATTCCACCATGACAAGGGATTGGACACCGTTTCTTCAAGAACTGAAGGTACCCTTGATTCATGGATTTGTCCTGCAGAATAG